In Xylanibacter ruminicola 23, a single genomic region encodes these proteins:
- a CDS encoding two-component regulator propeller domain-containing protein, which translates to MTNRKPVFAIIVCAMLALLMLGCQRQGTIGTTLDKDEEHDLVVANELSNSRVQCIAEDADGYLWIGTFRGLNRYDGHEYHQYFCTFDSLGLPDNQIQSLLCDQQGRLWVATVNGVCRYTRQDNFESIPMQTGNRNARKLLMDSKGRIFVYNGMDLLMYDEQHHIFLSKFNRTATNQSWGDCFIDGADNILMVSADNLLVINGETFKQKAEVKAGQQLGFYFFELLPNGLLLCSGNGTLLLYDTKSQQIIPLSTEMHERLTAHNSVLQAACLLDNNTILLSTSRNGLFELNLLTHTLKGQADANFTLPVPDAYVTKIFQDSRKNIWLGTYDKGLFADYYYKEKFGGSDNYLNRVIENSSVLAVAIDKQANLWISTLLKGVFVYHSTTQKAEHIEIAGLPAGEKKNAITNIFCDSDGQLWLSTTSGVMKCQYDGAKLNILSQWQLPPTMCFEQTEDGTVWAATSTTYIFAFRPGSSEPEAKQAFNVDFTFIPSLLKLKDGSMLISAFYQPITKMNPQTGKLSALDIPSLQRCIRRSVYIPTDMLQDAKGNIWIGTVSNGLLCYYPQTNEVRRIAGLSCSDVGSIEEDRQGNLWISTMKGLNRLDPKTGTMTALYKADGLAGDEFADRASCQLPNGCLVFGGTDGITMFNPADIDTLRNIPLKFCHLKIHNQMIRPTEGAPIESMLDNCQEVRLKHSENSFSISYTALDFGEYERVHYYYKLDGFDNDWIDAGSRHAAGYANLPSGHYTFRVRITDSTSDEASSDERRISVVVEPAPMLSWWAWLIYLALGALLAWYLYRNAKRVVAARRAARKAEMEKEQELRTNQMNMSFFANIAHEFRTPLTMIAGPVGQLAKSDRVGDEERSLLSIAQRSIQRMFKLVNQLMDFNKLENDTLRLSVEQLDVVELMNNICDTFEFNAKEKGLTLSRFGMEDQLMAWTDGDKLEKIVSNLLSNALKFTPRGGRIDVHLDVVDDQVKVTIADTGKGIPEEHKENIFKRFYQLDNQTKAVVNYGTGIGLYYARRLAELHHGTLTAGNRTDGEGAVFTLVYPMNKEAYTDAERSPLEGDGVADYRIVDSPASVGSHLTPLTSHLSNDDDSRPTILVVDDDTEIINYMRMLFSHDYRLITCLDADTALEEMRAAEPNIVLSDVAMPGKDGYQLCQEIKQDIQLSHIPVILVTAKVTAENQVEGLNVGADAYVTKPFEPAVLSALIQSQLKNRDRVRKLLTNATTTEDESVDNALSEQDKHFMEELYKLMEEELSNSELDVTRITKMLYISRTKLYYKIKGLTGETPSSFFRTYKLNRAAELLKGGKHTVAEIADMTGFSTQSHFSVVFKKQFGVTPTEYKG; encoded by the coding sequence ATGACTAATAGAAAACCTGTTTTCGCAATTATAGTTTGTGCAATGCTTGCTCTGTTGATGCTGGGCTGCCAGCGTCAAGGGACTATTGGTACTACACTCGATAAGGATGAGGAGCATGATCTGGTGGTGGCCAATGAACTGTCGAACAGTCGTGTACAGTGTATCGCCGAAGATGCCGATGGCTACTTGTGGATTGGCACCTTCCGTGGCTTGAACCGTTACGATGGTCACGAATATCACCAGTATTTCTGTACATTCGATTCGTTGGGACTGCCTGATAACCAGATACAGAGTCTGCTTTGCGATCAGCAAGGTAGGCTTTGGGTGGCTACCGTAAATGGTGTGTGCCGTTATACCCGACAGGACAATTTTGAATCGATACCGATGCAAACGGGCAACCGGAATGCCCGTAAACTATTGATGGACAGTAAGGGCCGCATATTTGTGTATAATGGTATGGACCTGCTGATGTACGACGAGCAGCATCATATCTTCCTGTCGAAGTTTAACAGAACGGCCACCAATCAGTCGTGGGGCGACTGTTTTATCGATGGCGCCGATAATATCCTGATGGTGAGCGCCGACAATCTGCTGGTCATCAATGGCGAGACGTTTAAACAGAAAGCCGAGGTGAAGGCCGGTCAGCAGTTGGGCTTCTATTTCTTCGAACTGCTGCCCAACGGTTTGCTGTTGTGTTCGGGTAATGGCACGTTGCTGCTCTACGATACCAAGTCGCAGCAGATAATTCCGCTCAGTACCGAGATGCATGAGAGGCTAACAGCTCACAATAGTGTGCTGCAGGCTGCCTGTTTGCTGGATAACAATACCATCCTGCTCAGCACATCACGTAACGGACTCTTTGAATTGAATCTGCTCACTCATACGCTGAAAGGTCAGGCCGACGCTAACTTCACCTTGCCGGTGCCCGATGCCTATGTCACTAAGATTTTCCAGGACTCCAGAAAGAACATCTGGTTGGGCACCTATGATAAGGGCCTTTTTGCCGACTACTATTATAAAGAAAAGTTCGGCGGTAGCGATAACTACTTGAATAGGGTGATTGAGAATTCGTCGGTATTGGCTGTGGCTATCGATAAACAGGCCAATCTGTGGATATCTACGCTGCTGAAGGGGGTGTTTGTGTATCATTCCACCACCCAGAAAGCCGAGCATATCGAGATTGCTGGTCTGCCGGCAGGCGAGAAGAAGAATGCGATCACCAATATCTTCTGCGATAGCGACGGACAGCTTTGGCTTTCTACCACCAGTGGGGTGATGAAGTGCCAGTATGATGGCGCGAAACTGAATATTCTGAGTCAGTGGCAGCTGCCGCCAACGATGTGTTTCGAACAAACCGAGGATGGCACTGTCTGGGCAGCTACAAGCACCACCTATATCTTCGCCTTCAGACCAGGTAGCTCAGAGCCGGAGGCCAAGCAAGCATTTAATGTTGACTTTACGTTTATCCCATCGCTGCTGAAATTAAAGGATGGCTCGATGCTGATATCTGCTTTCTACCAGCCCATCACGAAGATGAACCCTCAAACGGGGAAGCTGAGTGCGTTGGATATCCCCAGCTTGCAGCGTTGCATCCGTCGCAGTGTGTATATCCCTACCGATATGCTTCAGGATGCGAAAGGGAATATCTGGATTGGTACTGTGAGCAATGGGCTGCTGTGCTATTATCCGCAAACCAACGAGGTGCGTCGTATTGCCGGCCTGTCATGTTCGGATGTAGGTAGCATTGAGGAAGACCGACAGGGTAATCTGTGGATTAGTACCATGAAAGGCTTGAACCGTCTCGACCCCAAGACAGGCACGATGACTGCACTTTATAAGGCCGACGGATTGGCTGGCGATGAGTTTGCCGATCGTGCCTCGTGTCAGTTGCCTAATGGCTGTCTGGTGTTCGGCGGTACCGATGGTATCACCATGTTTAATCCTGCAGATATTGATACACTCAGGAATATCCCCCTGAAGTTCTGTCATCTGAAGATTCATAACCAGATGATACGTCCCACAGAGGGCGCTCCCATCGAGTCGATGCTCGATAATTGTCAGGAGGTGCGCCTGAAGCACAGTGAGAATAGTTTCAGCATCTCCTATACCGCCCTCGACTTTGGCGAATACGAGCGTGTACATTATTATTATAAGCTGGATGGATTTGATAACGATTGGATTGATGCCGGTAGCAGGCACGCCGCGGGCTATGCCAATCTGCCTTCGGGCCACTATACCTTCCGTGTGCGTATCACCGATAGTACCAGCGACGAGGCCAGCAGCGACGAACGCCGGATTAGTGTCGTGGTGGAGCCGGCACCGATGTTGTCATGGTGGGCTTGGCTGATCTATCTGGCACTGGGGGCGCTGTTGGCTTGGTATCTCTACCGCAATGCCAAGCGTGTGGTGGCTGCCCGTCGTGCTGCCCGAAAGGCTGAGATGGAGAAGGAGCAGGAGTTGCGTACCAACCAGATGAACATGAGCTTCTTTGCGAATATCGCCCACGAATTCCGCACACCGTTAACGATGATTGCTGGTCCGGTGGGACAGTTGGCTAAGAGTGACCGTGTGGGCGACGAGGAGCGCAGTCTGCTGAGCATTGCCCAGCGCAGCATCCAGCGCATGTTCAAACTGGTCAACCAGCTGATGGATTTTAATAAATTGGAAAACGATACCCTGCGACTGAGTGTGGAACAGCTTGATGTGGTGGAGCTGATGAACAATATCTGCGACACTTTTGAGTTTAATGCGAAGGAAAAGGGACTGACGTTGAGTCGCTTTGGTATGGAAGACCAGCTGATGGCCTGGACCGATGGCGATAAACTGGAAAAGATAGTGAGCAATCTGCTGTCGAATGCGTTGAAGTTTACCCCACGTGGCGGTAGGATAGATGTACACCTGGATGTGGTGGATGATCAGGTGAAGGTGACCATCGCCGATACTGGTAAGGGCATCCCCGAGGAGCATAAAGAGAATATCTTTAAGCGCTTCTACCAGTTGGATAACCAAACCAAGGCTGTTGTAAACTATGGTACGGGCATCGGTCTTTATTATGCCCGTCGATTAGCCGAGCTGCATCATGGAACCTTGACAGCAGGCAACCGTACTGACGGAGAGGGAGCTGTGTTTACCTTGGTTTATCCCATGAATAAAGAGGCATATACCGATGCAGAGCGCAGCCCACTCGAAGGCGACGGCGTTGCCGACTACCGCATCGTGGATTCTCCTGCTTCGGTAGGCTCTCATCTCACACCTCTCACTTCTCACCTCTCAAATGACGACGACAGTCGTCCGACAATCCTTGTTGTTGACGATGATACCGAAATCATCAACTATATGCGAATGCTGTTCTCGCATGATTATCGACTGATTACCTGCCTAGATGCTGACACGGCACTCGAAGAGATGCGTGCCGCAGAACCGAATATCGTTCTGAGCGATGTGGCTATGCCTGGTAAGGATGGCTATCAGCTCTGTCAGGAAATCAAGCAGGATATCCAGCTGAGTCATATCCCTGTTATTCTGGTAACAGCCAAGGTAACAGCCGAAAATCAGGTTGAGGGCTTGAATGTAGGTGCCGATGCCTATGTTACCAAACCTTTCGAGCCCGCTGTACTCTCGGCACTCATCCAGTCGCAGCTGAAGAACCGCGACCGTGTACGTAAGTTGCTCACCAATGCCACTACTACCGAGGATGAAAGCGTGGATAATGCCCTCTCGGAGCAGGATAAGCACTTTATGGAGGAGCTCTACAAGCTGATGGAGGAAGAGTTGTCGAATTCAGAACTCGATGTAACCCGTATTACCAAGATGCTCTATATCTCGCGTACCAAACTCTATTATAAGATAAAGGGTTTGACAGGCGAAACGCCCAGCAGTTTCTTCCGTACCTACAAGTTGAACCGCGCTGCCGAACTGTTAAAGGGTGGTAAGCATACGGTAGCCGAGATTGCGGATATGACGGGCTTCAGTACCCAGAGTCACTTCTCGGTGGTATTCAAGAAACAGTTTGGCGTTACCCCTACCGAGTACAAGGGGTAG
- a CDS encoding alpha-amylase family glycosyl hydrolase, translating to MKRILLVTAILMANVLTMSAAKKQVIDRIEPTDWYVGLKNPQVQLMVYGKGIRDVASVTTDYPGVVIDSLVRLDSPNYLLVYMNLRDAQPGTMTLNFGKTKVQYQLKQREMSGDKRMGFTNADVLYMLMPDRFAQGANHPTKIKGMRNYVEDRTKPSLRHGGDLNGIREHLDYFKELGVTALWFTPVLENDSPDTKNDFATYHGYATTNYYKVDPRFGSNEDYKRLCDEAHQKGLKIVMDMIFNHSGFEHPWTKDMPTKDWLNTPEWLNEQQSGRDPMTGFTANADGSEPAKSAYLQTSYKLTPVVDPYASEVDLKETVEGWFVPSMPDLNQHNPHLMRYLIQNSIWWIETVGIDGIRMDTYPYAYADAMAQWMKELDDEYPNFNTVGETWVTEPAYTAAWQKDSKLSEKNSYLKTVMDFSFFDKLTQARFEETDGWWKGFNRIYNSFVYDYLYPNPSSVMAFIENHDTDRYLGNGKDTLALKQALALLLTVNRIPQLYYGTEVLMNGTKEKTDGNVRKDFPGGFPGDTHNCFTKEGRTQSEQAMFTWLSRLLHWRQGNDVIIKGKQIQFTPFNGIYVIARQYQGKTALTILNGTSKPATLEVERYAEVIGKTSKAKDILTNRYYDLSKNFDLKPRQSLILEF from the coding sequence ATGAAACGGATTTTATTAGTAACCGCCATTCTGATGGCAAACGTTTTAACGATGAGTGCAGCAAAAAAACAGGTGATTGATCGTATTGAACCCACCGACTGGTATGTTGGCTTGAAGAATCCTCAGGTACAGCTGATGGTGTACGGAAAAGGTATCCGCGATGTGGCCAGTGTCACAACCGATTATCCAGGGGTGGTCATCGACAGTCTGGTGCGCCTTGATTCGCCCAACTACCTGTTGGTGTATATGAATCTGCGTGATGCACAGCCTGGCACAATGACGTTGAACTTTGGCAAGACCAAGGTACAGTATCAGCTCAAACAGCGCGAGATGAGTGGCGATAAGCGTATGGGCTTTACCAATGCCGATGTGCTCTATATGCTGATGCCCGACCGTTTCGCACAGGGTGCCAATCATCCTACAAAGATAAAGGGCATGCGTAACTATGTAGAGGATCGCACCAAGCCCAGTCTGCGTCATGGTGGCGACCTGAATGGTATCCGCGAGCACCTCGACTACTTTAAGGAGCTGGGCGTAACCGCGCTTTGGTTTACCCCTGTGCTCGAGAATGATTCGCCCGATACCAAGAATGATTTCGCAACCTATCACGGCTATGCCACCACCAATTATTATAAGGTGGACCCCCGCTTTGGTTCGAACGAGGATTATAAGCGCCTTTGTGATGAGGCTCACCAGAAAGGCTTGAAGATTGTGATGGATATGATTTTTAACCACAGCGGTTTTGAGCATCCCTGGACCAAGGATATGCCAACCAAGGACTGGTTGAACACCCCCGAATGGCTGAACGAGCAGCAGAGCGGTCGCGACCCGATGACTGGTTTTACCGCTAATGCCGATGGTTCAGAGCCTGCCAAGAGCGCTTATCTGCAAACATCGTATAAGCTTACCCCAGTGGTTGATCCTTATGCCTCAGAAGTTGATTTGAAAGAAACCGTAGAAGGTTGGTTTGTGCCCTCTATGCCCGATCTCAACCAGCATAACCCTCATCTGATGCGTTATCTCATCCAGAACTCTATCTGGTGGATTGAGACCGTGGGTATCGATGGCATCCGCATGGATACCTATCCTTATGCCTATGCCGATGCAATGGCTCAATGGATGAAGGAACTCGACGACGAATATCCTAACTTTAATACCGTAGGCGAAACATGGGTCACCGAGCCTGCTTACACCGCTGCCTGGCAGAAGGATTCCAAACTCTCAGAGAAGAATAGCTATCTGAAGACAGTCATGGACTTCTCGTTCTTCGACAAGTTGACTCAGGCCAGATTCGAGGAAACAGATGGTTGGTGGAAGGGATTTAACCGTATCTATAACTCGTTTGTTTACGATTATCTCTATCCCAACCCATCGAGTGTGATGGCTTTTATCGAAAACCATGATACCGACCGCTACTTGGGTAATGGCAAAGATACCCTCGCCCTGAAGCAGGCGCTGGCATTGTTGCTCACCGTGAATCGTATTCCCCAACTGTATTATGGTACCGAAGTGCTGATGAACGGCACAAAGGAAAAAACGGATGGTAATGTGCGCAAGGACTTCCCCGGAGGCTTCCCCGGCGATACACATAACTGCTTTACTAAGGAAGGTCGTACGCAGAGCGAACAGGCTATGTTTACCTGGCTTTCTCGCTTGCTGCACTGGCGTCAGGGTAACGATGTGATTATTAAGGGTAAGCAGATTCAGTTTACACCGTTTAATGGCATCTACGTGATTGCCCGTCAGTATCAGGGTAAAACAGCGCTCACCATCCTGAATGGTACATCGAAACCAGCAACACTTGAAGTTGAGCGTTATGCCGAGGTTATTGGAAAGACATCAAAGGCTAAGGATATCCTGACTAATCGTTACTATGATTTGTCGAAGAATTTCGACCTGAAGCCACGTCAGTCGCTCATTCTTGAATTTTAA
- a CDS encoding family 43 glycosylhydrolase, translating into MKRLHTLLAALAVTAAANAQIGAPYIHDPSTLAECDGKYYTFGTGGGGIITDDGWSWHSGADRPGGGAAPDVLKIGDRYLCIYGATGGGLGGGHAGRILTMWNKTLDPKSPDFKWSEAVEVCASDGMEDQDAIDPGLLLDPTTGRLWVSYGTYFGTIRLIELDPKTGFRKKGNKEKDIAIDCEASDLMYRDGWYYLLGTHGTCCDGVNSTYNIVVGRSCNVEGPYLDNVGRDMYHGGGKMVIAAEDRACGAGHFGRFIVDEGVEVMSFHWEADFEQSGRSVLAVRPIVWKNGWPVAGDNFKGGNFWIESERRGYALELTVDFIRMKQERQGWFNRNQMEQPVKPIANQTLAEVIDTWPKGDIPARICDYMNRPHQRWTITPVDSAGGYLSNPYFKITIEGTDRALAATANKEVTTVPAYTGADEQLWRIEQLTDGTYRIMPKAIPGQEGVNKEFCLYSAGDSTPTLAKYDFNTDNCKWNFKKR; encoded by the coding sequence ATGAAAAGACTACATACACTTCTGGCGGCACTTGCTGTAACAGCAGCCGCTAATGCGCAAATTGGCGCACCTTATATTCACGACCCCTCGACACTCGCTGAGTGCGATGGCAAATACTACACCTTTGGCACTGGTGGCGGCGGTATCATTACCGACGATGGCTGGAGCTGGCATAGCGGCGCCGACCGTCCTGGTGGCGGCGCAGCCCCCGACGTACTGAAGATTGGCGATCGTTACCTCTGCATCTACGGTGCAACAGGTGGTGGCTTAGGTGGCGGACACGCTGGTCGTATCCTCACCATGTGGAACAAAACCCTCGACCCCAAGTCGCCCGACTTCAAATGGAGTGAGGCTGTAGAGGTTTGCGCCTCTGACGGCATGGAAGATCAGGATGCCATCGACCCCGGTTTGCTGTTAGACCCCACGACAGGACGCCTGTGGGTAAGCTACGGTACCTATTTCGGCACCATCCGACTGATTGAGCTCGACCCCAAGACCGGTTTCCGCAAGAAGGGTAACAAAGAGAAGGATATTGCTATCGACTGCGAAGCTTCAGACTTGATGTACCGCGATGGCTGGTACTATCTGTTGGGAACCCACGGCACTTGCTGCGACGGTGTGAACTCTACCTATAATATTGTAGTGGGCCGTTCTTGCAACGTAGAAGGTCCTTATCTCGACAATGTAGGTCGTGACATGTATCATGGCGGAGGAAAGATGGTGATAGCAGCCGAAGACCGTGCCTGCGGTGCTGGTCACTTCGGACGTTTCATCGTCGATGAAGGTGTTGAGGTGATGTCGTTCCACTGGGAGGCCGACTTTGAGCAGAGCGGCCGTTCGGTATTAGCCGTACGTCCTATCGTATGGAAGAACGGTTGGCCTGTTGCCGGTGATAACTTCAAGGGTGGCAACTTCTGGATTGAGTCGGAGCGCCGTGGTTATGCTTTGGAGCTCACCGTTGACTTTATTCGCATGAAGCAGGAGCGCCAGGGCTGGTTCAACCGCAACCAGATGGAGCAGCCTGTGAAGCCTATCGCTAACCAGACCCTCGCTGAGGTAATCGACACATGGCCTAAGGGTGATATTCCTGCTCGCATCTGCGACTATATGAACCGTCCTCACCAGCGCTGGACCATTACTCCAGTTGACTCTGCAGGTGGTTATCTGAGCAATCCTTACTTCAAGATCACCATCGAAGGTACCGACCGTGCACTCGCTGCTACAGCCAACAAGGAGGTAACAACCGTTCCTGCCTATACCGGTGCCGACGAACAGCTCTGGCGTATTGAGCAGCTGACAGACGGTACTTACCGCATCATGCCTAAGGCCATTCCTGGTCAGGAGGGCGTGAACAAGGAGTTCTGCCTCTACTCAGCAGGCGACTCAACACCTACACTCGCTAAATACGATTTCAATACAGACAACTGTAAGTGGAATTTCAAAAAGCGCTAA
- a CDS encoding acetylxylan esterase, whose translation MQFKNRPKYFSAVTTPSAKPDNEGFIRRWFLLEPIDKPNSGNTVFTDSYLREHFNTTYFKGQQTIVPKDGQKVKAEYKKVEVAPGFGRGFGQQAPAEPKVTTVKQTLTWHALDSENMNVKLFRFAEKWGQQVYGVLFWAVTIIDCDEDIENVRLAVGSNSASMWWLNGEEALLLSGDRRMVKDDAMSARLTLKKGRNILRGAVINGPGMSDFCVRFLDEKGNPVTNYTIKAQ comes from the coding sequence ATTCAGTTCAAGAACCGTCCTAAGTACTTCTCGGCAGTGACCACGCCTAGCGCTAAGCCCGATAACGAGGGATTCATTCGTCGCTGGTTCCTCCTGGAGCCTATCGACAAGCCCAATAGTGGCAATACCGTATTCACCGACTCTTATCTGCGCGAGCACTTTAACACAACGTACTTCAAGGGCCAGCAGACCATCGTTCCAAAGGATGGACAGAAAGTGAAGGCCGAATATAAGAAGGTAGAAGTAGCTCCCGGCTTCGGTCGCGGCTTTGGTCAGCAGGCACCTGCCGAGCCAAAGGTAACAACCGTTAAGCAGACACTGACATGGCATGCTCTCGACAGCGAGAACATGAACGTAAAACTGTTCCGTTTTGCTGAGAAATGGGGACAGCAGGTTTACGGCGTACTCTTCTGGGCTGTAACTATCATTGACTGCGACGAGGACATCGAAAACGTACGCCTGGCCGTAGGTTCTAACTCAGCCTCAATGTGGTGGCTCAATGGCGAGGAGGCTCTGCTGCTCTCTGGCGACCGCCGCATGGTTAAGGACGACGCCATGTCGGCTCGCCTCACCCTGAAGAAGGGACGTAACATCCTGCGTGGTGCCGTTATTAACGGTCCTGGCATGAGCGACTTCTGTGTTCGTTTCCTCGACGAGAAAGGTAATCCTGTAACTAACTATACAATCAAAGCACAATAA